A section of the Triticum dicoccoides isolate Atlit2015 ecotype Zavitan chromosome 7A, WEW_v2.0, whole genome shotgun sequence genome encodes:
- the LOC119331019 gene encoding serine/arginine repetitive matrix protein 1-like: MVAMGADEEERPVHQGCMAGFLHLFDRPHVLSGKRRLCHHPRRLLSSSSSGSATPSEMSMPLDRATPLPSSPEMTPPAAPRPSLQLPPLDLKDRGGAAASWRLPRLSLDSRAVVDARGKLRQRDNIRTAAPPSPGVAGSPSVVARLMGLDALPHGAADEEDGQHAARGGELRRSASERVPRDPARFRFVDPSFFEKPALLPQRPSSPMAEAALAQRQSPDPAFHRAAALQRRSSHFDAREVFPEPAKRVDPSAGRGEIALCGEIDRRLRKRGIAEPARDLETLKQILEALQLKGLLRHSSPAPPLSVRNHPPPIVVMRPSSRPPQPPTSPTRRLRVQVDNARRPRSPDRAASPARSPASPARRGPQSPQRRVSPEKRHQPFKKPNNAELPSIRPRIARHAAHSLSPDDDAWTIFSDGGSSSSVSASASASSRWDMERQRARLVDDPRTDRGLLERCDKLLSSIEAFTGAGDAAADQQPSPVSVLDAATFLADEDSPSSSGSKRGMGRRAPSPRPVASLSFPEDDDEVVPEAWLVGPEASDPDFAYVAEVVCLSDRMRSPDDVYRTVEKRRRRGEDTWQHRRLLCGAAAEALDRWRCAHPSEPVAWLRGEELLRHVWAEVQRAMEPAGQAAGDDLNDQTSEAILRDLAADRRWSPSAEAADAVLQIERLLFKDLVADAICELAEADRLRLPRRKLAF; encoded by the exons ATGGTCGCCATGGGCGCGGACGAGGAGGAGCGGCCCGTGCACCAGGGCTGCATGGCCGGCTTCCTCCACCTCTTCGACCGCCCGCACGTCCTCTCCGGCaagcgccgcctctgccaccacccccgccgcctcctctcctcctcctccagc GGGTCGGCGACGCCGTCGGAGATGTCGATGCCGCTGGACCGGGCGACGCCGCTGCCGTCGTCGCCCGAGATGACGCCGCCCGCCGCGCCGAGGCCGTCGCTCCAGCTCCCGCCGCTGGACCTCAAGGACCGGGGCGGCGCGGCCGCGTCCTGGAGGCTGCCGCGCCTCTCGCTCGACAGCCGCGCGGTGGTCGACGCCAGGGGGAAGCTCCGGCAGCGGGACAACATCAGGACGGCGGCGCCGCCGTCCCCTGGCGTGGCGGGCTCGCCCAGCGTCGTCGCGCGGCTCATGGGGCTCGACGCGCTGCCGCACGGCGCCGCGGACGAGGAGGACGGCCAGCACGCCGCTCGGGGTGGCGAGCTCAGGCGGTCCGCGTCCGAGCGTGTGCCGCGCGACCCGGCGCGCTTCCGGTTCGTCGACCCGTCTTTCTTCGAGAAGCCGGCGCTGCTTCCGCAACGGCCGTCGTCCCCGATGGCTGAGGCGGCGCTGGCACAGCGGCAGTCGCCGGATCCGGCCTTCCACAGGGCGGCGGCGCTGCAGAGGCGCAGCAGCCACTTCGACGCGCGCGAGGTGTTCCCCGAGCCGGCGAAGCGCGTCGACCCGAGCGCCGGGCGCGGCGAGATCGCGCTCTGCGGCGAGATCGATCGGCGCCTCCGCAAGCGTGGCATCGCCGAGCCGGCCAGGGATCTCGAGACGCTCAAGCAAATCCTGGAGGCCCTCCAGCTCAAAGGCCTCCTCCGCCACAGCTCTCCGGCGCCGCCATTGTCCGTGCGCAACCATCCGCCTCCCATCGTCGTGATGCGCCCGTCATCCCGGCCGCCGCAGCCTCCAACCTCTCCCACCAGGCGATTACGTGTCCAGGTCGACAATGCCCGCCGCCCGCGTTCTCCTGACCGAGCGGCGTCCCCCGCACGGAGCCCGGCCTCCCCAGCGCGACGAGGCCCGCAGTCCCCTCAGCGCCGCGTCTCGCCGGAGAAGCGCCACCAGCCCTTCAAGAAGCCGAACAACGCCGAGCTCCCAAGCATCCGCCCCCGCATTGCCCGCCACGCTGCTCACAGTCTATCTCCCGACGACGACGCGTGGACCATCTTctcggacggcggcagcagcagctcTGTCAGTGCCAGTGCCAGTGCCTCCTCGCGCTGGGACATGGAG CGGCAGCGGGCACGACTGGTGGACGACCCGAGAACGGACCGCGGCCTGCTGGAGCGCTGCGACAAGCTGCTGAGCAGCATCGAGGCGTTCACCGGCGCCGGAGACGCGGCGGCCGACCAGCAGCCGAGCCCGGTGTCCGTCCTCGACGCGGCGACGTTCCTCGCCGACGAGGACTCGCCGTCGTCGTCGGGGTCGAAGCGGGGGATGGGCCGGAGAGCGCCGAGCCCCCGGCCGGTCGCCTCTCTGTCCTTtcccgaggacgacgacgaggtgGTCCCCGAGGCGTGGCTGGTCGGACCGGAGGCCAGTGACCCCGACTTCGCCTACGTGGCAGAAGTCGTCTGTTTGTCGGACCGGATGAGGAGCCCGGATGACGTGTACCGCACGGTGGAGAAGCGGCGCCGGCGTGGCGAGGACACGTGGCAGCACCGCAGGCTGCTgtgcggcgcggcggcggaggcgctGGACCGGTGGCGGTGCGCGCACCCGTCGGAGCCCGTCGCGTGGCTCCGCGGCGAGGAGCTCCTGCGCCACGTCTGGGCGGAGGTCCAGCGCGCCATGGAGCCGGCCGGGCAGGCGGCCGGAGATGATCTGAACGACCAAACTAGTGAAGCCATCCTGCGCGAcctggcggcggaccggcggtggtcgCCGAGCGCCGAGGCGGCGGACGCCGTGCTGCAGATCGAGCGGCTGCTGTTCAAGGACCTGGTGGCCGACGCCATCTGCGAGCTCGCCGAGGCCGACCGCCTCCGCCTCCCGCGCCGGAAGCTGGCCTTCTGA